In the genome of Pseudomonas sp. B33.4, the window GGACCTCGCCGGTGCTGTCTCGGAGGCGCGCAAAGGCAAGTTGTTTCTCGATAACGATCAGCTCAACGGCTTGCGTCTTGGCGCGCTCAAAGTGGCGGCCAGGGATCAGGTCGTAGTGGGTGGCGCGCTCAGCGTCGATAGCGGTGGCGACATCACCCTCTATGCGCCCGATGTGCAGATTGGCGCGGATCTGACTGCACGCAGCGGCAGCTTGCGGTTGGGCAACGTGCTCAATCAGTTCAACGGCAGCGAAAGCAGTGACACCCGACTCACGGCGAAGACCGGCAAGTCGACGCAAGTGTCCGTGGCCCAAGGCGTTCACCTTGATACCCGTGGCGTGTGGAGCAACCTGCGTACCCAGCCGGACGATGGCGCGAGCCTGGCCTCGCTGAATGGCGGGCTGGTGTCGATCCGCAGCAGCGGCGATATCAATATGGGCGCCGGCAGCCTGCTCGATGTTTCGTCCGGTGGCGCCATCCTTGCCAACGGCAAGACCCGTGGCGGCAAGGGCGGTGATCTGACCCTGGAATCCAGCGCGATTTCCGCACCGGGCCAATCGCACCTGCGCCTCGATGGCGAGCTGCGTGGCTACGGTGTCACGGGCGGCGGCACCTTGACCGTGCAGGCCAACCAGATCTTGATCGGCCAGACCGACAAGTCGTTGAGCGAGACCACGCTGCAATTGTCCGCCGACCTGTTCAACAAAGGCTTCTCTGCTTACAACCTGATCGGCTTGAGCGGTCTGCGAGTGGCCGACGACACGGTCGTGGACGTGAGCATGCCGGTGTATCGTTTTGGCGATGCCGCGCCGAATCAGGCCAGCGGTGCCGACCCGCAATCAGCGCTGGAGCTATGGACGCCGGGACTGTTCCAGGAAAACCCGACCCAGGGCGTGCTGACGCAACGCGCCGGTGCCAGCCTGACGCTGCAAGGCGGGGCCAGCCTGCTCACCCTGATCGATGCGGCCAACAGCGATTTGACCCTCGGTCGTGGTTCGCGCATCAGCGTCGATCCGGGGCAAAGCATCAAACTGCGCGGCGCCGGGCAGATCACCGTTGACGGCGAACTCAACGCCTGGGGCGGCACGATTGATATTCGCCAGCAACAGTTCGGCTCGATCAAACCGGCCACCTCCAATCAACTGGCCGAACCGACTGCGCACAACCGCTCGATCTGGATCGGTGAACAGGCGCGGCTGGATGTGGCAGGGCGTGTGAACACCGCCGTGGATGCTTTGGGCCGCACTTACGGGCAGGTCGGCAAGGGTGGCAGCATCATCCTCGGCGGTGAGATCGACGCAAAACTGGCCACGGCCACTGCCGCCGATGCTTACGTGATTGTGCGCCAGGGTGCGCAGCTCGATGCTTCGGGCGCCGAGGCGCTGTTGGACATCGCCGGGCAGGGGCCGACGCGTGTGGCAACCGACGGCGGACGCATCGCCATCGGCTCTTACAACGGTCTGTTTATCGATGGCGATCTGCGTGCGGTGGCGGGCGGTGTCGGGGCGGCCGGTGGTCGTCTGGAAGTGGCGCTGGAGACGCCGTTGTACGTCGACTCAGCGGACAACCAGGTGCGCGGGCCAAGAGAGTTGATCATCGACCAGACGTCGACCGGGCAGGCACTGGCCGCCGACCTGCGCCCGGGCGAGGCCGCCGACGGTTTGCGCTACGGTCAGGCCCGTGTGCATGCCGACAGCCTGATGACCGGCGGCTTCGACAATCTGAGTCTGTTGAGTAACGGCCTGCTGTCGTTCGACGGTGACGTTAGCTTGCACACGCAGCAAAGCCTCAGCCTGTACGCCGGGGCATTGTCCCTGGCGGAGTCAGCCAAAGACGCGTCACGGGTCGATCTGAGCGCGCCGTATCTGCGCTTGTCCGGTGTCGGCAGCTATTACAGCGTGGTCGGCAGCGTGCGCCCACGCCTGACCAACAGCCCGACCGACAAACTGGCGTGCGCCCGCTTCACGGCGACGGCGAACCTGCTGGATCTGGGCAATGGTCTGTCGTTCGGGGCACAGGGTTCGATCCTGCAACTGAAGGCCCCGGCCGCCGAATACAGCCGCCGTGGGTTTGCCGAGGTCAGCCTCGACAGCAGCGGTGATCTGCGCTTTCTGGCGCCGACCGATGGCGCTGATAAAAGTCGCTTGTGGACCCCGGGTGATTTGAACCTGCGTGCGGCGCAGATTTATCCCGCCAGTGACGTGCAGGCAGAAGTGCGTGTGGGCTATCAGGGCGCGCAGTCGGTTGCCGAACATACCCTGCGCATCAGCGGCCACGGCCCGGCGCCGGCTGCGGCGCCTTATTCGGCGTTCGGCAAGCTGACGTTCTCGGCGGCGTCTATCGAACAGGGCGGCGTGTTGCGTGCACCGCTGGGCAAGATTGTCCTCGGCGACGACTTGTTGACCACCACCCGTGAGGTTCGCCTGCTGCCGGGCAGCGTGACGTCGGTCAGCGGTGCCGGGCTGGTCATGCCGTATGGCGGCACCACGGACGGCATCGACTACCGCTATGGCGGCAAGTCGGTGGTGTTGAACGGCATCACCGGGGAAGCGACCGGCGTGTCGATGAGCACCCAATTCATCGATGTGCAGAGCGGCGCAGTCATCGATTTGTCGGGCGGCGGCGACCTGCGTGGCGCCGGTTTCATTTCCGGGCGCGGCGGTTCCACCGATGCCCGTTTCAATCCGCTGGTACGCAACGCCATCGACGGCAGCTTCAGCTTGCCGGGGCTGGCCAGCAACCCGGTGTACGCAATCGTGCCGGGCAACCAGAGCACTTACGCGCCGGTACTGGCCGAGGCGGGCGCGGTCGATCCACGGATCGGCCAGCAGATCACCCTCGGCGCCGGAGTTCCAGGCCTGGCGGCGGGAACCTATACGTTGTTGCCGTCGACGTTTGCCTTGCTGCCCGGCGCGTTCCGGGTCGAAGTCAACGGCCAGGCGACGTCGGGCGCGTCCAGCGGTGTACTGCCAATGCGCAACGGGTCGTGGACCGGCAGCGGGCAGATGTCGATTGCCAATACCGGCGTGCGCGACAGCCTCGCCCGCCAGATCATCCTGACCCCGGCGGATGTGCTGCGCCGTTACTCGCAGTACAACGAAACCAGTCTCAGCCAATTCATCCAGAGCGATGCCGTGCGGCGCGGGATTCCCCGGGCGCTGGCGCCGCAGGACGGCAAGACCCTCGATCTGCGACTGGTCGCCGGTGGCGAGCAGGACATCGCATTGCAGTTCAATGGGCAGGCTCGATTCAACGCGGCTGCAGGCGGCCTGGTCGGCACGGCCGTGGTGCGCAGTGGCAATGCCAGCAGCAGCTTTGAAATCCTCGGTGCCGGGCATGCGCCAAGCAAGGATTTCAACGGCATTTCGCTGTATGCCGACACCCTGAATAACCTCAACGCCGGGCGTTTGACCATCGGTGCGATGCCGACCGTCAGCTACACCACGGCAGGCAATATCATCGGCTTCATCGGTGACACCTCCAGCATCGTCCTGCGGGAAGGGGCGTTGTTGGCGGCGCCGGAAGTGTTGTTGCGCAGCAACTCGATCAATGGCGGCATCACCATTGAAGCGGGCGCCGGGGTCAATGCCTTGGGGCGTGGCAACGTCGCTTATGACTCGACGGCCGGCTACCTCTATCAACCTGGCGCGTCCAGCATGGTGGTGGTGTCCAACGGCTGGACCAACGTGCTCGCGCCGGAGGCGGGCGGTGGCTTTATTGGCGCTGGCAGCATTCGCATCGGCACCTGTGCCACGGTGGTCTGCAACAGTCCGGCACTGCTGTATTCGAATGGCAGCATCACCGCCGCCACGGATAACCAGTTCGAACTCGGTGAAGCCGTGCGCTTTGGCACGCGTCATCTGGCCCTGGCGGTGGGGGCGGTCAACGCCGGCAGTGCCGAGGCGCTGGCCGCTGCCGGCAACCGGGTGCCGGCCGGCCTGACCCTGAACCAGAACGTCCTGGATCGTTTGCTGCGCGGTGATAACCAGTTCGGCGCACCGGCTCTGGAGACGCTGAGCCTGACCACGCGCGACGCTGTCAATCTGTACGGCAGCGTGACCCTCGACACCTTCGATGCACAGACCGGCCAGAGCAAATTGCAAAACCTTGTGCTCGTTACCCCGGCGATTTACGGCGCGGGCAGTGCCGACGATGTCGCGACGATCCGCACCGCCAACCTGATCTGGAACGGGGCCACGCAGGACCCCGGCAGCGTAATCAGCGACGGCGCCGGTACCGGCAGCGGCACGCTGAATATTCAGGCGCAACGCATCGAGTTGGGTTACGGCCCGATGCCTCAAGCCAACGGCCTCGATCAGAACAATCGTCTGGCGCTGGGTTTTGCCAACGTCAACCTGAGTGCCAGCGAACGCATCAGCGCCAATCACAAGGGCAGTCTGGCGGTATATCAACAGCAGGGCGCTTACGACCCGGTGAAGGGCTACGCCTACAGTGGCGGCAATCTCAATCTGCGCACGCCGTTGCTCACCGGTGAAGCGGCGTCGGTCAATCTGCTCAAGGCTGGCAATCGCCTGACGCTTGACGGTGCCGGTGCTTCGGGCGTGGCCGATGCCTTGGGTGCAACCCTGAATCTGCAAGCCCGTGACATTGTGCTCGACAGCCGCATTGCCTTGGCCAGCGGCAAGCTCACGGTCACCGCCGAGCATGATTTAATCCTGGCCGGCGGCGCGCAACTGGACATGGCCGGGCGCACCTTGCCGTTCAACGACGTGAGCAAGTACAGCTGGGGCGGCGACGTGTCGTTGTTGAGCACCAACGGCAATATTCGTCAGCTCGGCGGGTCGCGCATCGATCTGTCGGCGAAAAACAATCAGGCCGGTAACCTCAGCGCCGTGGCCTTGGCGGCGGATGCCGGCATCGTCGATCTGCAGGGCGAGATTCTCGGCGCCAGCAGCGGCTATTACGACGCCGGCGGTACGCTGGTGCCGTACAAGGCCGGCCGCGTGGATATTCGCGCTCAGCAGTTGGGCGGTGATGCCAGCGCGCAGTTCGCGGCACTCAATCAACGCCTGAACGCCGGGCAGGTATTCGGCAGTCGCAGCCTGCAACTCAAGCAAGGCGATTTGCTCATCGGCGACGGTCTCAAGGCCGGTGAAGTCAACGTCTCGGTGGACAACGGCAGCCTCACCGTCAATGGCTTGATCGACGCCAGTGGCGAACGGGTCGGCAGTATTCGTCTGGCGGCGCAGAACGGCCTGACCCTGGCCGGCAATAGTGTGCTCGACGCCCATGGCCGGGTGTTGCGCGTCGACAGTTACGGCAAGATCATCGACGCGCCGAACCGGGCCATGGTCGAGTTGAATTCCGGTGCCGGGTTGTTGACCCTGGCGTCCGGTACGCGCATCGACCTGCGCCATGGTACTGATGCGGTGCCGGGTTTCCTCGCCGGTCAGCACGACCAGATGTTGCGCGGCACCCTCGAACTCAATGCGCCGCGACTGGGCGCTGGCGACATCGCCATCGATGCCAGTGGCAGCGTGAACATTCAGGGCGCGCGCTCCATTGGCCTCAATGGTGTGCGCCGCTATGACGATGCGCGTGATGGTGTCGATCCGGCGGTCAGTGGCCGGCCGTATCAGGTGATCGACCAGGCGCTGCTGAGCCGCATCGACGGCGACAACACCAGCTTCATCGACGCCGCGCTGAACAACGCCGATCTGTTGCAACGCAAACTGGCGGGCTTGAACAATGCGACCTACGCCGATGCCTTCCACCTGCGCCCCGGGGTCGAGATCGCCAGCAAGACGGCTGACGGCGACCTGGTGGTGGAGGGCGACATCGACCTGTCGCGCTACCGCTATGCCAGCCTCAATCCGCATACGCGCAAGGTCGCCGGCGTCTATGGCTCCGGTGAGTCTGCCAGCCTGGTGATCCGTGCCGGTGGCAACCTCGACATTTACGGCAGCATCAACGACGGCTTCGCGCCGCCACCAGAGACTGTCGATGACGCCGGCTGGAAACTGCTGCCGGGTGTGCAGCCGTTCGGTGGTGATCTGGTTGTACCGGGGGCCGGGGTGACGCTGGCGCCGGGCACGCAATTCCCGTCGGGTGTGACCCTCAATTACGATCTGCCGATTCAGGCGACGACGCTGGTCGGCGGCACGCTGTTGCCGGTGCAGGTGGAACTGGCCGCACCTTATACCTTCAGTGCCGGCACGGTGCTGGCGGGGGCGGTGCATGACGCCTCGGGCAATCTGTTGTATGCCGCCGGGACGCTGTTGGGCAACGACGTGACGGTGCCGGCCAGCAGTCGTTTGGGTGCCGGGATTCGCTTGAACCGCAACACCGAGTTGCAAGCCATGAACTGGCCCAAAGGCGTGCCGTTGCCGGGTGCTTTCGATGTCGACACTGGCAGTAGCAAGAACCTGATGTTGAGCAGTTCGTTGGCGCTGTTGCGCGGTTCGTTGATTCCGTCGATGACCAATGTGGTGCTCGCCGACGGCGTCGCATTTATCGAGTTGCGTGCTTTGAATGGCGCAAGCCAGGGTGCCAACTGGGCAATTGCGCCGATGTTGCCGTCGGGCAGTGCGTCGTGGTCGATCCGCGCGGTGGCGGGGGCTGATCTTTCCGCCGCCGATAGTCGTGCTGTGAAACCGCTCACCACTGAAGGCAATTTGCGCCTTGCGGACACTCATTACGGGGCGAAGATCACCGAAGGCAATCCACGCGCAGTGTGGTCGGAAACCAACCAGTATGGTTTCCCTGCCTTCGAACCGGTGCCCGAGGAATACCTGATTCTCTGCGAAACCGATCCCGGTGCCTGTGCCCCGATGGCACGCTGGACCTGGGCACCCGGCAACCAGTTCGGCTTCCAGGATTACGCACCGATTCCCGAGGAATACCTGACGCTGTGCGACAGTTACCCCGAGGTGTGCGTGCAGAGCAATCCGGCGAAAAGCGCCAGCATCCACAGCCAGATGTTCAGCGTCTTGCGCACCGGCACCGGTGATCTGGATCTGCTCGCGGCCGGCAATCTGAGCATGGCTTCACCGTTCGGCGTGTACACCGCCGGCACCCAGTCAGCCGATATCGATCCGCGCTTCAACCAGCAACGCGCACACCTGTCTGACAACGGTTCGGTACTGGGCAGTGGCGGTACCGATGTTGAAAAATGGGTCGACGGTGGCACCGACAGTCTCTACCAGGCCTGGTATCCACAACTGGGCGGTAACCTGACGATCAATGCCGGCGGCTCTGTCTCTGGCGACACCCTCGGGCGCAAGGCCGCGAATACCGGCGGCTATCGTGAGCAGGTGCCAAGCGTCGCGGTGGGCAACTGGTTGTGGCGTCAGGGCACCGGCAGCGATGATGTGCCGACCGCCTGGTGGATCAACTTCGGCAGTTACGCCACTCAGCCGCTGCCGGATGCCGACATGGATACGGCACCGTACCTGGTGGGTTTCACCGGTTTCGGCACCCTGGGGGGCGGTAACATCAGCCTGCGCGCCGGTGAAGACGCCGGCATGCTGAAACCGCTGGGGGATGCGCGGACCAACCCACGCAGTCAGGGATTGATCGTGGCGGTGGGCAGCACCGGTCGCATTGGCAGCGACGGCAGCCTGCAAATGACCGGTGGCGGCGATATGGACATTCGTATCGGTGGCACGCTCAATCCATCCCTGCAAGCTCGCGCCGGTAATCGGGGGATTACGCCGCCCAAGCACGATCTGCAAGGCGCGCTGATCAACCTGCGCGGCGCGGCACAGGTGAGTGGCAGTGCGGTGGGAGGGATCAATCTGCAATATGGCGCCAACAGCGTGCAGCACGATGTGCGCGAAACCCGCGCGCTTGACCCGTTTACCGCGACCACCAGCAATGCCTCCGGCGGGATTGTGCTGATCCCCGGTGACTCCGGCATGCGCATCAGCACCCGTGGCGATCTGGTCCTGGGCGGGGCGGTGGATCCGGGGCGGGTGCGTTTGCAGAACGCCACGCCGTTGTTTGATGACGAGGGGACAATCACCAAGGGCGGCATTCTCAGCGGCTTCTCGCTGTGGACCGCGCACACGGCGATCGACCTGTTCTCGGCCGGTGGCAACCTCACCCCGAGTACTCAATTGGCCGAGACGGACACCAACGGCCCGATCAAAGGGCAGAACACCTCGCCGACCGACAGCCGTTTCGTCTATCCAGCGATTCTGCGCGCGGTGGCTGCGCAGGGTTCGATCTATGCCGGTTCGTCGGCGGCTTACAGCGTTGGCAACACCGCCCCCGCAACCGCGTACTCTCTGCTGTTGGCGCCGTCGACGGCGGGGCAGCTGGAACTGCTGGCCGGTGATTCGATTTATGCCGGCGGCTATGCGATCAATCAGTCCGGAGCCAGTCCGCTGGCGCTTGCCACGCCGTTCGCCCCAGCGTTCAACGGCTATGCCAGCAACTCGGCGGAAATTCCGTTCATCTCCAACAGCGGCGCCGATGGTGTCGCTGCTGAACCGAACTTGCGATATCCGTTGTTCGCCTTCGGCAGCAATTCCTACTCGGGCCTCAGTGATGTTCAGGGACCGGCGCGAATCTACGCCTTGAGCGGTGACCTGGTCGGTGTGCGCAGTGGCGAGTCACTGCGCGCAAGCGATTCGCTGCTGACCTGGAACGAAGCCGCCGGGCCGGTGTGGATGATGGCCGGTCGCGACATCGTCGCCTCCGGTACCAATCTGGGCCAATCGACGATTTCGCCGAGGGATGGCGTCGGCACCAGCAAGGATACGATCTACTCGACCGGCAATCTGTTTGTGCACAACGACCCGAGGGATGTATCGAGGGTGTCGGCCGGGCGCGACATCCTCTACAGCAGCTTCGACGTCGCCGGCCCCGGCACTCTTGAGGTCAATGCCGGGCGTAACATCCTCATGGAAGACCGCGCCAGCATTACCAGCCTCGGGCCGTTGCTGGCGGGTGATCAGCGGCCGGGTGCCAGCGTGGTCTTGCAGGCCGGTGTGGGCGCGCAGGGACCGGATTATTCACGGTTCATCGCGCGTTACCTGAACCCGCAAAACGTCGCCAGTGCGGACGCCTCCCTCAGCGCGCAACCGGGCAAAGTGGTCAAGACCTACCTCGACGAATTGCACAGCTGGCTGACCTTGGGCTACGGCTTCAGTGGCAACGCAGAACAGGCGCAAGCCTTCTACGCCGCACTGCCGAATGCCGAGCAGGCGATTTTCGCGCGGCAGGTTTATTTCGCCGAACTGCGTGCTGGTGGCCTGGAATACAACGATGTCGATGGTCCGCGCAAAGGCAGCTATCTGCGCGGTCGCAACGCCATTGCCGCGTTGTTCCCAAGCACCGATGTGGCCGGTAACCCGATCCGCTACGACGGCGACATCACGCTGTACGGCGGGGCAGGGGTCAAGACCCTGTTCGGCGGCGACATCCAGATGCTCACCCCGGGCGGCGCTCAGGTGTTCGGCATTGAAGGCGCAGCACCACCGTCCACCGCGGGGATCATCACCCAGGGCTCGGGCAACATTCAGCTCTACTCGCAGGGCAGCATTCTGCTCGGCCAGAGCCGGATCATGACCACCTTCGGCGGCTCGATCCTCGGCTGG includes:
- a CDS encoding filamentous haemagglutinin family protein — translated: MLARPSRRTNVQSFKREAVEPALWLLKPLAHAVALCLVAGNAHAATAFSSNWFAAKGAAQQTAAARPSTGGLPGMTPPLAQQQKANQQLQRSIQTLNNTVAAIAAQQAAQAAGRAAALGSVQFVPDGLGEGGLKVDNSLTQGWQNAKGPQQTQADGKTTVKIEQTADKAILNWETFNVGRNTTVEFAQQANWAVLNRVNDPNARASQIQGQIKGDGTVMLINRNGIVFSGSSQVNVRNLVAAAANITDIQFRDRGLYFDSNGTQPTFTDAAGKVLVERGASIETHKPASSTAAGGYALLLGSEVQNDGSISTAKGQTVLGAGDRFYIRKGAGTEGNALSTTFGNEVTPGFKAGNVSGKVSNNGLIQSSTGDITLTGHEVVQNGVLLASTSVASRGTIHLSNPASDSGGSVTLAQGSATAIMLDSSDLTALDSQHQAALSAVNANNRIRGDQSRIEIQSGGSVEFQNGSITLATGGQVAVTAQRRSVVRDGAMIDVSGALGVKVAMENNNIKINVQGNEQRDASVNRDKGALNSNDIWVDVRELVYVPAGTNGYATDRWYTAGGLLEVGGYLGTQAHSVGEWMAQGGTVSFAGNDVVTEKGSLINLSGGTLDVQGGEIRQSWLRGADGKLYEVSRAPGDLLYTGLYQGFEDSSERWGQSSYFYNPLIAPRSRFEAGYTVGRDAGQLVIATANAALGGQLLGEVYQGERQNQTPKPVLDGYEQSQTALARRAQLIVGSYDPAYVAAAGGVLYALNPLLDQVQIGGDRPLAGSDLDLAGAVSEARKGKLFLDNDQLNGLRLGALKVAARDQVVVGGALSVDSGGDITLYAPDVQIGADLTARSGSLRLGNVLNQFNGSESSDTRLTAKTGKSTQVSVAQGVHLDTRGVWSNLRTQPDDGASLASLNGGLVSIRSSGDINMGAGSLLDVSSGGAILANGKTRGGKGGDLTLESSAISAPGQSHLRLDGELRGYGVTGGGTLTVQANQILIGQTDKSLSETTLQLSADLFNKGFSAYNLIGLSGLRVADDTVVDVSMPVYRFGDAAPNQASGADPQSALELWTPGLFQENPTQGVLTQRAGASLTLQGGASLLTLIDAANSDLTLGRGSRISVDPGQSIKLRGAGQITVDGELNAWGGTIDIRQQQFGSIKPATSNQLAEPTAHNRSIWIGEQARLDVAGRVNTAVDALGRTYGQVGKGGSIILGGEIDAKLATATAADAYVIVRQGAQLDASGAEALLDIAGQGPTRVATDGGRIAIGSYNGLFIDGDLRAVAGGVGAAGGRLEVALETPLYVDSADNQVRGPRELIIDQTSTGQALAADLRPGEAADGLRYGQARVHADSLMTGGFDNLSLLSNGLLSFDGDVSLHTQQSLSLYAGALSLAESAKDASRVDLSAPYLRLSGVGSYYSVVGSVRPRLTNSPTDKLACARFTATANLLDLGNGLSFGAQGSILQLKAPAAEYSRRGFAEVSLDSSGDLRFLAPTDGADKSRLWTPGDLNLRAAQIYPASDVQAEVRVGYQGAQSVAEHTLRISGHGPAPAAAPYSAFGKLTFSAASIEQGGVLRAPLGKIVLGDDLLTTTREVRLLPGSVTSVSGAGLVMPYGGTTDGIDYRYGGKSVVLNGITGEATGVSMSTQFIDVQSGAVIDLSGGGDLRGAGFISGRGGSTDARFNPLVRNAIDGSFSLPGLASNPVYAIVPGNQSTYAPVLAEAGAVDPRIGQQITLGAGVPGLAAGTYTLLPSTFALLPGAFRVEVNGQATSGASSGVLPMRNGSWTGSGQMSIANTGVRDSLARQIILTPADVLRRYSQYNETSLSQFIQSDAVRRGIPRALAPQDGKTLDLRLVAGGEQDIALQFNGQARFNAAAGGLVGTAVVRSGNASSSFEILGAGHAPSKDFNGISLYADTLNNLNAGRLTIGAMPTVSYTTAGNIIGFIGDTSSIVLREGALLAAPEVLLRSNSINGGITIEAGAGVNALGRGNVAYDSTAGYLYQPGASSMVVVSNGWTNVLAPEAGGGFIGAGSIRIGTCATVVCNSPALLYSNGSITAATDNQFELGEAVRFGTRHLALAVGAVNAGSAEALAAAGNRVPAGLTLNQNVLDRLLRGDNQFGAPALETLSLTTRDAVNLYGSVTLDTFDAQTGQSKLQNLVLVTPAIYGAGSADDVATIRTANLIWNGATQDPGSVISDGAGTGSGTLNIQAQRIELGYGPMPQANGLDQNNRLALGFANVNLSASERISANHKGSLAVYQQQGAYDPVKGYAYSGGNLNLRTPLLTGEAASVNLLKAGNRLTLDGAGASGVADALGATLNLQARDIVLDSRIALASGKLTVTAEHDLILAGGAQLDMAGRTLPFNDVSKYSWGGDVSLLSTNGNIRQLGGSRIDLSAKNNQAGNLSAVALAADAGIVDLQGEILGASSGYYDAGGTLVPYKAGRVDIRAQQLGGDASAQFAALNQRLNAGQVFGSRSLQLKQGDLLIGDGLKAGEVNVSVDNGSLTVNGLIDASGERVGSIRLAAQNGLTLAGNSVLDAHGRVLRVDSYGKIIDAPNRAMVELNSGAGLLTLASGTRIDLRHGTDAVPGFLAGQHDQMLRGTLELNAPRLGAGDIAIDASGSVNIQGARSIGLNGVRRYDDARDGVDPAVSGRPYQVIDQALLSRIDGDNTSFIDAALNNADLLQRKLAGLNNATYADAFHLRPGVEIASKTADGDLVVEGDIDLSRYRYASLNPHTRKVAGVYGSGESASLVIRAGGNLDIYGSINDGFAPPPETVDDAGWKLLPGVQPFGGDLVVPGAGVTLAPGTQFPSGVTLNYDLPIQATTLVGGTLLPVQVELAAPYTFSAGTVLAGAVHDASGNLLYAAGTLLGNDVTVPASSRLGAGIRLNRNTELQAMNWPKGVPLPGAFDVDTGSSKNLMLSSSLALLRGSLIPSMTNVVLADGVAFIELRALNGASQGANWAIAPMLPSGSASWSIRAVAGADLSAADSRAVKPLTTEGNLRLADTHYGAKITEGNPRAVWSETNQYGFPAFEPVPEEYLILCETDPGACAPMARWTWAPGNQFGFQDYAPIPEEYLTLCDSYPEVCVQSNPAKSASIHSQMFSVLRTGTGDLDLLAAGNLSMASPFGVYTAGTQSADIDPRFNQQRAHLSDNGSVLGSGGTDVEKWVDGGTDSLYQAWYPQLGGNLTINAGGSVSGDTLGRKAANTGGYREQVPSVAVGNWLWRQGTGSDDVPTAWWINFGSYATQPLPDADMDTAPYLVGFTGFGTLGGGNISLRAGEDAGMLKPLGDARTNPRSQGLIVAVGSTGRIGSDGSLQMTGGGDMDIRIGGTLNPSLQARAGNRGITPPKHDLQGALINLRGAAQVSGSAVGGINLQYGANSVQHDVRETRALDPFTATTSNASGGIVLIPGDSGMRISTRGDLVLGGAVDPGRVRLQNATPLFDDEGTITKGGILSGFSLWTAHTAIDLFSAGGNLTPSTQLAETDTNGPIKGQNTSPTDSRFVYPAILRAVAAQGSIYAGSSAAYSVGNTAPATAYSLLLAPSTAGQLELLAGDSIYAGGYAINQSGASPLALATPFAPAFNGYASNSAEIPFISNSGADGVAAEPNLRYPLFAFGSNSYSGLSDVQGPARIYALSGDLVGVRSGESLRASDSLLTWNEAAGPVWMMAGRDIVASGTNLGQSTISPRDGVGTSKDTIYSTGNLFVHNDPRDVSRVSAGRDILYSSFDVAGPGTLEVNAGRNILMEDRASITSLGPLLAGDQRPGASVVLQAGVGAQGPDYSRFIARYLNPQNVASADASLSAQPGKVVKTYLDELHSWLTLGYGFSGNAEQAQAFYAALPNAEQAIFARQVYFAELRAGGLEYNDVDGPRKGSYLRGRNAIAALFPSTDVAGNPIRYDGDITLYGGAGVKTLFGGDIQMLTPGGAQVFGIEGAAPPSTAGIITQGSGNIQLYSQGSILLGQSRIMTTFGGSILGWSAEGDINAGRGSKTTVVYTPPKRVYDTWGNVTLSPSVPSTGAGIATLNPIAEVAPGDIDLIAPLGTIDAGEAGIRVSGNVNIAALTVVNAANISVQGKATGVPVVSAVNTGAITSASSAASSATQAAEDVVRQQQAAARQNQASVFTVQVLSFGNEQLAPSRDGASRAPAPGYNPNSPVQVLGAGALDEQAKQQLTEEERGQLTL